Proteins encoded within one genomic window of Bacteroides sedimenti:
- the rfbD gene encoding dTDP-4-dehydrorhamnose reductase produces the protein MKNILITGANGQLGSEMRLLSSENSQYNYFFTDVQELDICDELAVQEFVNNRGIDLIVNCAAYTAVDNAEDNIQLCTKLNAIAPGYLAKAAQSRGAAIIQISTDYVFNGTNHTPYTEDEKTCPASVYGSTKLEGEQNVLNSCTNSMVIRTAWLYSTFGNNFVKTMIRLGKEKESLGVIFDQVGTPTYARDLAKAIYAAINKGVVRGVYHFSNEGVCSWYDFTMAIHRLAGIETCKVKPLHTADYPTKAARPHYSVLDKTKIKETFGIEIPHWEVSLKECINDIN, from the coding sequence ATGAAAAATATTCTGATTACTGGAGCCAATGGGCAGTTAGGCAGTGAAATGCGTTTGCTTTCTTCGGAAAACAGTCAATACAACTATTTTTTTACTGATGTGCAGGAGCTTGACATCTGTGATGAACTGGCTGTTCAGGAATTTGTAAACAACCGTGGAATAGACCTAATTGTTAACTGCGCAGCATATACCGCTGTTGATAATGCAGAAGATAATATTCAATTATGTACCAAGCTAAATGCAATAGCCCCTGGATATTTAGCGAAAGCTGCACAAAGCAGAGGGGCTGCCATAATTCAGATTTCAACTGATTATGTCTTTAATGGAACAAATCACACCCCTTATACTGAGGATGAAAAGACTTGTCCTGCATCCGTTTACGGATCAACAAAACTGGAAGGAGAACAGAATGTTTTGAATAGCTGTACCAATTCAATGGTAATCAGAACTGCTTGGCTTTACTCCACTTTTGGCAATAATTTTGTAAAAACGATGATTCGTTTAGGAAAAGAGAAAGAGAGTCTGGGGGTTATTTTCGACCAGGTTGGAACTCCAACCTACGCACGCGATTTGGCAAAAGCTATCTATGCAGCTATAAATAAAGGGGTTGTTCGGGGTGTTTATCATTTCAGCAATGAAGGTGTTTGCTCTTGGTACGATTTTACGATGGCTATTCACCGCCTGGCAGGAATCGAGACCTGTAAGGTGAAACCTCTTCATACAGCCGATTATCCCACAAAGGCGGCTCGACCACATTATTCGGTATTGGATAAAACAAAAATAAAAGAAACTTTTGGCATTGAAATTCCTCACTGGGAGGTGAGTCTGAAAGAATGTATCAATGATATTAATTAA
- the purL gene encoding phosphoribosylformylglycinamidine synthase yields the protein MILFFRTPSQSVVAVESDHEFSSEDIKKLSWLLGEANVENEDQLQGYFVGPRKEMVTPWSTNAVDITQNMGIEGILRIEEYFPVENENADHDPMLQRMYKGLNQDIFSTHREPEAIIYIDDLAAYNEKEGLALSQEEMDYLLNLEKTMGRKLTDSEVFGFAQINSEHCRHKIFGGTFIIDGKEMESSLFQMIKKTTAENPNKIISAYKDNVAFAEGPVVEQFAPADHTTSDYFQIKDIKTVISLKAETHNFPTTVEPFNGASTGTGGEIRDRMGGGKGSLPIAGTAVYMTSYPRTEEGREWEELLPVREWLYQTPEQILIKASNGASDFGNKFGQPLICGSVLTFEHNENNVRYGYDKVIMLAGGVGYGTQRDCLKGKPETGNKVVVLGGDNYRIGLGGGSVSSVDTGRYSSGIELNAVQRANAEMQKRANNVVRALCEEDENPIVSIHDHGSAGHVNCLSELVEENGGLIHMDKLPIGDKTLSAKEIIANESQERMGLLIKEEAIEHVRKIAERERAPMYVVGETTGDGRFAFEQADGVRPFDLAVDQMFGSSPKTYMIDKTVETHYENVTYHIDNLDEYLTRVLQLEAVACKDWLTNKVDRSVTGKVARQQCQGELQLPLSDCGVVALDYRGEKGIATSIGHAPQAALADPAAGSVLAVSEALTNLVWAPLVDGMDSISLSANWMWPCRSMEGEDARLYTAVKALSDFCCGLQINVPTGKDSLSMTQKYPDGSKVVSPGTVIVSAGAEVSDIKKVVSPVLVNDPKSYLYHIDFSFDELKLGGSAFAQSLNKIGDDVPCVQDSEYFRDAFLAVQELVNKGLIMAGHDISAGGLITTLLEMCFANVEGGLEVNLDKMKEEDLIKILFAENPGVVIQVKHKAEVEKILEDAGVGFIMIAKPTDERHILVSKDDATYQFGIDYMRDVWYSSSYLLDRKQSMNGCAKARFENYKMQPLEFAFNKEFKGKFSQFGISPDRRTPSGIKAAIIREKGTNGEREMAYSLYLAGFDVKDVAMTDLISGRETLEDINMIVFCGGFSNSDVLGSAKGWAGGILFNEKAKATIDKFYARKDTLSLGICNGCQLMIELGLINPEHEKKAKMLHNNSHKFESTFVGVTIPTNRSVMFGSLSGSKLGIWVAHGEGKFSLPYEEDKYNVVATYSYDEYPGNPNGSDYSVAALASEDGRHLAMMPHLERAIFPWQNAYYPAERINSDQITPWMEAFVNARKWVEEHK from the coding sequence ATGATTCTTTTTTTCAGAACCCCTTCTCAGAGCGTGGTGGCTGTAGAGTCTGACCATGAATTCTCTTCTGAGGACATCAAGAAACTCAGTTGGCTTTTAGGTGAAGCAAATGTGGAAAACGAAGACCAGCTACAAGGCTATTTCGTAGGTCCTCGTAAGGAAATGGTTACTCCCTGGAGTACAAATGCCGTGGACATTACTCAGAACATGGGCATTGAAGGTATTCTCCGTATTGAAGAATACTTCCCTGTGGAAAACGAAAACGCTGATCACGACCCGATGCTGCAACGCATGTACAAAGGCTTGAATCAGGATATATTTTCAACCCATCGTGAACCGGAAGCCATCATCTATATTGACGATCTGGCAGCTTATAATGAAAAAGAGGGGCTGGCTCTCTCTCAGGAAGAGATGGATTACCTACTCAACCTGGAGAAAACCATGGGACGCAAACTTACGGATTCTGAGGTATTCGGTTTTGCTCAAATCAATTCAGAGCACTGCCGTCACAAGATTTTCGGTGGAACCTTTATCATCGATGGCAAAGAGATGGAATCTTCACTTTTCCAGATGATCAAGAAAACAACTGCCGAGAACCCAAATAAGATTATTTCGGCCTACAAAGACAACGTGGCCTTTGCCGAAGGCCCGGTAGTGGAACAGTTTGCCCCGGCCGACCACACCACTTCCGACTATTTCCAGATTAAAGACATTAAAACCGTAATTTCCCTGAAAGCGGAAACACACAACTTCCCAACCACCGTGGAACCCTTCAATGGCGCTTCTACTGGTACTGGAGGTGAGATCCGCGATCGTATGGGTGGAGGTAAAGGCTCTTTGCCAATTGCAGGAACTGCCGTTTACATGACCTCTTATCCTCGTACGGAAGAGGGAAGAGAATGGGAAGAACTACTTCCGGTTCGCGAATGGTTGTACCAGACTCCGGAACAGATTCTGATCAAGGCATCTAACGGGGCTTCCGACTTCGGCAACAAGTTTGGTCAGCCGTTGATCTGCGGATCTGTACTGACTTTTGAACACAACGAAAATAATGTTCGCTACGGTTACGACAAGGTAATTATGCTTGCCGGCGGTGTGGGTTATGGAACACAACGCGACTGTCTGAAAGGCAAACCCGAAACAGGAAACAAAGTTGTGGTACTGGGCGGTGACAACTACCGCATTGGTCTGGGAGGTGGATCGGTTTCTTCCGTAGACACCGGACGTTACTCCAGCGGCATTGAGCTGAACGCCGTTCAGCGTGCCAACGCCGAGATGCAAAAACGTGCTAACAACGTAGTGCGCGCCCTTTGCGAAGAAGACGAAAACCCGATTGTTTCCATTCACGACCATGGTTCGGCCGGTCACGTAAACTGCCTCTCTGAGTTAGTTGAAGAAAACGGTGGATTGATTCACATGGATAAACTCCCTATCGGCGACAAGACACTGTCGGCAAAAGAGATCATTGCCAACGAGTCTCAGGAACGTATGGGACTATTGATAAAGGAAGAGGCCATTGAGCATGTACGCAAGATTGCCGAACGCGAACGCGCTCCGATGTACGTTGTGGGTGAAACTACCGGTGACGGTCGCTTTGCGTTTGAACAAGCTGACGGTGTTCGTCCGTTTGACCTGGCTGTTGACCAAATGTTTGGTAGCTCTCCAAAGACTTACATGATTGACAAGACCGTAGAAACACACTACGAGAATGTAACTTACCATATTGACAACCTAGACGAATACCTTACCCGCGTGCTTCAGCTGGAAGCTGTTGCCTGCAAGGACTGGTTGACCAACAAGGTAGACCGTTCTGTAACCGGAAAGGTTGCCCGCCAGCAATGTCAAGGCGAACTTCAGTTGCCGCTGAGCGACTGTGGAGTGGTAGCACTCGACTACAGAGGAGAAAAAGGGATTGCCACTTCAATCGGACATGCACCTCAGGCTGCTTTGGCCGATCCGGCTGCGGGTTCGGTACTTGCCGTATCGGAAGCGCTGACCAACCTGGTCTGGGCTCCACTGGTCGACGGAATGGATAGTATCTCTTTGTCTGCCAACTGGATGTGGCCTTGCCGCTCAATGGAAGGCGAGGATGCCAGACTCTACACAGCCGTAAAAGCATTGTCCGATTTCTGCTGCGGTCTGCAAATCAATGTTCCAACAGGAAAGGACTCCTTGTCCATGACCCAGAAATACCCCGACGGAAGCAAAGTGGTTTCTCCGGGAACAGTCATCGTATCGGCTGGCGCCGAGGTGTCTGACATCAAGAAGGTGGTATCGCCGGTATTGGTGAACGATCCGAAAAGTTACCTGTACCATATTGACTTCAGCTTCGATGAATTAAAGCTGGGCGGTTCCGCCTTTGCTCAATCGCTGAACAAGATCGGTGACGATGTACCTTGCGTACAAGACAGCGAATACTTCCGCGATGCCTTCCTGGCTGTTCAGGAATTGGTGAACAAGGGACTGATCATGGCCGGACACGACATCTCTGCCGGTGGTCTGATCACTACACTGCTGGAAATGTGCTTCGCCAACGTAGAAGGCGGTCTGGAAGTTAATCTGGACAAGATGAAAGAAGAAGATCTGATCAAGATTCTCTTCGCTGAAAATCCGGGCGTGGTGATTCAAGTGAAACACAAGGCCGAGGTGGAAAAGATCCTGGAAGATGCAGGAGTAGGCTTCATCATGATTGCCAAGCCAACCGACGAACGTCATATCCTTGTATCAAAAGACGATGCCACTTACCAGTTTGGCATTGACTATATGCGCGATGTGTGGTACTCCTCTTCATACCTGCTAGACAGAAAACAGTCCATGAACGGTTGCGCCAAGGCTCGTTTCGAGAACTACAAAATGCAACCGCTGGAATTCGCCTTCAACAAGGAGTTCAAAGGCAAGTTCTCGCAATTCGGCATCTCGCCCGACCGCCGCACACCAAGCGGAATCAAGGCTGCCATCATCCGTGAAAAGGGAACCAACGGTGAGCGCGAAATGGCTTACTCACTCTACCTGGCCGGATTCGATGTGAAAGATGTGGCCATGACCGACCTGATCAGTGGCCGCGAAACGCTGGAAGACATCAACATGATTGTTTTCTGCGGAGGCTTCTCCAACTCAGACGTACTGGGTTCTGCCAAAGGATGGGCTGGAGGAATCCTGTTCAACGAAAAGGCAAAGGCCACCATCGACAAGTTCTATGCACGCAAGGACACCTTGAGCCTTGGTATTTGCAACGGCTGTCAGCTAATGATTGAACTGGGACTGATCAATCCAGAACACGAGAAAAAGGCGAAGATGCTGCACAATAACTCTCATAAGTTCGAATCTACATTTGTGGGTGTCACTATCCCAACAAATCGCAGTGTCATGTTCGGTTCACTAAGCGGATCTAAACTGGGTATCTGGGTAGCTCATGGTGAAGGAAAATTCTCGCTGCCTTACGAAGAGGATAAGTATAATGTAGTAGCCACTTACTCTTATGACGAATATCCGGGCAATCCGAATGGTTCTGATTACAGCGTAGCCGCATTGGCATCTGAAGATGGCCGTCACCTGGCAATGATGCCTCACTTGGAACGAGCAATTTTCCCTTGGCAGAATGCTTATTACCCCGCTGAAAGAATTAACAGTGACCAAATCACTCCGTGGATGGAAGCTTTTGTTAATGCGCGTAAATGGGTTGAAGAACACAAATAA
- a CDS encoding DUF4924 family protein yields MFIAQNLKQTNIAEYLIYMWQIEDLIRAAECDIDKLQTNFISQYQVDNDEKEKLIQWYGDLITMMREEGVQEKGHLQICKNVIIALIDLHLQLLRSTKEPFYGAAYYKALPYIVELRNKSGKKDESELETCFEALYGAMLLRLQKKEISVETAKALEVIAKFLSLLSNYYEKERNGDLKLDD; encoded by the coding sequence ATGTTTATAGCTCAGAATTTAAAACAAACCAATATTGCAGAATACCTTATTTATATGTGGCAGATTGAGGATTTAATCAGGGCTGCAGAATGTGATATTGATAAATTACAAACGAATTTTATCAGTCAGTATCAGGTTGACAATGATGAAAAAGAGAAACTGATACAGTGGTACGGAGATTTAATAACAATGATGCGCGAAGAAGGTGTGCAGGAGAAAGGGCATCTGCAAATCTGTAAAAATGTGATTATAGCATTGATCGATTTGCATCTTCAGTTACTTCGATCCACTAAAGAACCTTTCTATGGCGCAGCATATTATAAAGCATTGCCTTATATTGTAGAGTTGCGGAATAAAAGCGGAAAGAAGGACGAGTCTGAGCTTGAGACCTGTTTCGAAGCACTATATGGAGCTATGTTGCTACGACTTCAGAAGAAAGAGATTTCTGTAGAGACAGCAAAAGCACTTGAGGTTATTGCAAAGTTCCTTTCACTTCTTTCCAACTACTATGAAAAGGAGAGAAACGGCGATTTAAAATTAGACGATTAA
- a CDS encoding LysE family translocator gives MLAIEVTILDLLVKGFIIGVVVSAPLGPVGVLCIQRTLNKGRWYGFVTGLGASVSDIAYALLTGYGMSFIFDFISTNMFYLQLLGSVMLFAFGVYTFRSNPVRALRPASSSTGTYLHNFVTAFAVTLSNPLIIFLFIGLFARFTFVTPQIHIYEQVIGYLSIALGAFTWWFCITFFVSKLRTRFNVRGIWMINRVIGGVVMLLSVIGVIFTLLGKALY, from the coding sequence ATGTTAGCTATAGAAGTGACGATATTAGACCTGCTGGTAAAAGGATTTATCATAGGAGTGGTGGTTTCAGCACCGTTAGGCCCTGTAGGGGTACTCTGTATACAGCGTACTTTAAACAAAGGACGATGGTATGGTTTTGTTACAGGACTCGGAGCATCTGTAAGTGATATTGCTTACGCACTACTAACCGGGTATGGCATGAGTTTTATATTTGACTTCATTTCAACCAACATGTTTTATCTTCAGTTGTTGGGTAGTGTCATGCTTTTTGCATTTGGGGTATATACTTTCAGAAGCAACCCGGTACGTGCTTTGCGACCGGCATCCTCCTCAACAGGAACCTATTTGCATAACTTTGTAACAGCCTTTGCGGTAACACTCTCAAATCCATTGATAATCTTTCTCTTTATAGGACTTTTCGCCCGGTTTACTTTTGTTACTCCACAAATTCATATTTACGAACAGGTAATTGGGTATCTCTCTATTGCTCTCGGGGCATTTACGTGGTGGTTCTGCATAACCTTCTTTGTTAGTAAGCTCCGGACGCGATTCAATGTGCGGGGAATCTGGATGATTAACCGTGTAATCGGAGGAGTTGTGATGCTCTTGTCGGTCATAGGAGTTATTTTCACTTTGCTAGGTAAAGCTCTATATTAA
- a CDS encoding DUF5723 family protein, translating to MKSRKLIVLISILTFFSGVLPVSISAQTLRSSYFLEGSTYRHQLNPAFMGERNYISIPALGNINLGTTSNVGLSDFVYKYNDPTGKYDLTTFMSSSVDRTEFLGKLKTNNQINTNIGLTLFSTGFYGLGGFNTIDVGVKSNTSFNLPYELFNFMKTGMDQEVYHIKDFSANSNNYLEIALGHAHKVNDNLTIGAKLKLLLGAANVDAKIDQMDIALTGDKWEIMANGTLNTAVAKGYYKTKTDNPGQISGFDYDSPGVAGLGGAVDLGITYQLGDHLTLSAAALDLGYISWSKNLKGATRNNEPFIFDGFSNIAIEPAEGDPNSVDKQFDNIKDDLEDMTRFYDEGTSRRSTKLTSTVNLGAEYKFPFYDRLSLGLLATTHINKPYTWNEATVAASISPLKWFDATVNYSYSDFGPNLGWMVNFHPKGFTFFMGSDRMITEVTPQYIPVGNMNANLCLGFNITFGRKR from the coding sequence ATGAAATCACGTAAATTAATCGTTTTAATCTCTATATTGACTTTTTTTTCCGGAGTTCTGCCGGTAAGCATTTCTGCTCAGACATTGCGCTCTTCTTATTTTCTTGAAGGCTCCACATATCGTCACCAATTGAACCCCGCTTTCATGGGAGAACGGAATTATATCAGTATTCCAGCGCTGGGAAACATAAATCTGGGAACGACGAGTAATGTCGGCTTGTCTGATTTTGTTTACAAATATAATGATCCGACTGGGAAGTACGATTTGACAACATTTATGAGTTCTTCAGTTGATCGAACTGAATTTCTCGGGAAACTAAAGACTAATAACCAGATTAATACAAATATTGGCCTGACTCTTTTTTCTACCGGTTTTTATGGGTTGGGTGGATTCAACACAATCGATGTGGGGGTGAAGTCAAATACCTCGTTCAATTTGCCCTACGAACTATTTAATTTTATGAAAACGGGAATGGATCAGGAAGTATACCACATTAAGGATTTCTCCGCAAATTCCAATAATTATCTGGAAATAGCTTTAGGACACGCTCATAAAGTGAACGATAACCTGACAATTGGGGCAAAGCTGAAATTGTTGCTCGGAGCAGCCAATGTAGATGCCAAGATCGATCAGATGGATATTGCCCTGACAGGTGATAAGTGGGAAATTATGGCAAACGGGACTTTGAACACGGCTGTAGCGAAAGGTTATTATAAAACTAAAACAGATAATCCGGGACAGATCAGCGGGTTTGATTATGATTCACCCGGTGTAGCCGGATTGGGTGGTGCGGTTGATCTAGGAATAACCTATCAGTTGGGCGACCATCTTACTTTGTCGGCTGCCGCTCTTGATTTGGGATATATCTCCTGGAGCAAGAACTTGAAAGGAGCAACCCGCAACAATGAACCTTTTATTTTTGATGGATTTTCTAATATAGCTATTGAACCTGCTGAAGGTGATCCAAATAGTGTGGATAAGCAGTTTGATAATATTAAAGACGATCTGGAAGATATGACCCGTTTTTATGACGAAGGAACAAGTCGACGTTCTACAAAGCTGACATCTACAGTTAATCTGGGGGCAGAATATAAATTTCCTTTCTACGACAGGCTTTCGCTTGGCTTGTTGGCTACAACACATATTAATAAGCCTTACACTTGGAACGAAGCTACAGTTGCTGCCAGTATTAGTCCCTTAAAATGGTTTGATGCAACAGTAAACTATTCGTATTCTGATTTTGGTCCCAATTTGGGCTGGATGGTTAATTTTCATCCTAAAGGTTTCACCTTCTTTATGGGGTCTGATCGTATGATTACCGAGGTTACTCCTCAATATATCCCTGTCGGTAATATGAATGCAAATCTATGCCTTGGTTTTAATATTACATTTGGTCGAAAGAGATAA